From a region of the Acidimicrobiia bacterium genome:
- a CDS encoding CPBP family intramembrane glutamic endopeptidase has product MPTPRACARSSHTSTPRRADRANLRRAFAAAVAILVAYNVVRAFGVLGRFKDVAAVGLALTMLALARYAGLGASGLGLARPDLRRGARYGAIVLGATTAVLVVAAAIPATSGFLDDDRAKVSFPSLVFAVAVSTLVVTVIPEELAFRGVLLGAGTALWSEGPAALVSSALFGLWHISPTLGTMSENHATASAATTPAGAALVVLGSVVATFVAGLVFCWLRLRSRSLLAPVLAHLATNGAALVVAWFVVRG; this is encoded by the coding sequence ATGCCGACACCGCGCGCCTGCGCACGCTCGTCGCACACGTCGACACCTCGCCGAGCTGACCGCGCCAACCTGCGCCGCGCCTTCGCCGCGGCGGTCGCCATCCTCGTCGCGTACAACGTCGTGCGCGCGTTCGGCGTGCTCGGTCGCTTCAAGGACGTTGCGGCCGTCGGTCTCGCGCTCACGATGCTCGCGCTCGCTCGCTACGCAGGCCTCGGCGCGTCGGGCCTGGGGCTCGCGCGTCCAGACCTGCGCCGTGGAGCTCGGTACGGCGCGATCGTGCTCGGTGCGACGACGGCCGTGCTCGTGGTCGCGGCGGCCATCCCCGCGACGTCCGGGTTCCTCGACGACGATCGGGCCAAGGTCTCGTTTCCGAGCCTCGTCTTCGCCGTGGCCGTGTCGACGCTCGTCGTGACCGTCATCCCCGAGGAGCTCGCGTTCCGCGGCGTCCTGCTCGGTGCCGGCACCGCGCTGTGGTCGGAAGGACCCGCGGCGCTCGTCTCGTCGGCGCTGTTCGGCCTGTGGCACATCTCGCCGACCCTCGGGACCATGTCCGAGAACCACGCGACCGCGAGCGCCGCGACGACCCCGGCCGGTGCCGCGCTCGTCGTGCTCGGGTCGGTGGTGGCGACGTTCGTGGCGGGCCTCGTCTTCTGCTGGCTGCGCCTCCGGTCGCGGAGCCTGCTCGCACCGGTCCTCGCGCATCTCGCGACGAACGGCGCCGCGTTGGTGGTCGCGTGGTTCGTCGTCCGCGGCTGA
- a CDS encoding alpha/beta-hydrolase family protein, which translates to MRPPTSFAGLVVGVVFFWISLTPSLLPRSSLFQGVVSGGSALVGYGVGSFVAAVTRRVLVRRRTREWREPRARLVPWIVALVALLGTVGMLWQAQRWQNELRSLMGMEPASAFLELGVVVLTIVVFGLGLIIARVLRSFGRVVVRVIDRFAPRAVSLPVGIVVAALIVAGFVQGVLLRGAVALVNETSSVANRGTNEGSHRPTSAERSGGPDSLVTWSSLGREGRAFVGQGPSLAQLRAFDGPGCCTEPVRVYVGLESPGSVRDHAQLAVREMERTGAFGRAVVGVFVATGNGWINPKVADALEYLYGGDTAEVSLQYSYLPSAVSFLVDQTKAGDAAKDLVDAVLAHVDGMPAQQRPRVLVYGESLGSYGIERAFGSLGALRAHVDGALLVGPTFANPLWKRLTAGRDPGSPQWLPRVPADTGVSFAQKPADLTGVADAPAAPRVVYLQNASDPVTWWNVELAYRRPAWTRAPRAPDRSPALRWFPFVTFLQTAADLANSLGVPAGHGHYFGANVVDGWVAVAKPTGWTDADTARLRTLVAHVDTSPS; encoded by the coding sequence GTGCGTCCGCCGACGTCGTTCGCCGGGCTGGTGGTCGGCGTGGTGTTCTTCTGGATCTCGCTCACGCCCTCGTTGCTCCCACGCTCCTCGCTGTTCCAGGGCGTGGTGAGCGGCGGGTCGGCGCTCGTCGGCTACGGCGTCGGCAGCTTCGTCGCGGCGGTGACGCGTCGCGTGCTCGTTCGACGGCGGACGCGCGAATGGCGGGAACCCCGTGCGCGTCTCGTGCCGTGGATCGTCGCGCTGGTCGCGCTCCTCGGGACCGTCGGGATGTTGTGGCAGGCGCAGCGGTGGCAGAACGAGCTTCGCTCGCTGATGGGCATGGAGCCGGCGTCGGCGTTCCTGGAGCTCGGCGTCGTCGTGCTCACGATCGTCGTGTTCGGGCTCGGGCTGATCATCGCTCGCGTCCTGCGCTCGTTCGGTCGCGTCGTGGTCCGCGTGATCGACCGGTTCGCACCGCGCGCGGTGTCGCTGCCGGTCGGGATCGTCGTCGCCGCGTTGATCGTCGCCGGCTTCGTGCAGGGCGTGCTGCTGCGCGGCGCCGTCGCGCTCGTCAACGAGACGTCGTCCGTCGCGAACCGCGGGACGAACGAGGGCAGCCACCGACCGACGTCGGCCGAACGGTCGGGCGGGCCGGATTCGCTCGTCACGTGGTCCTCGCTCGGGCGTGAAGGGCGGGCGTTCGTCGGTCAGGGTCCGTCGCTCGCGCAGCTCCGCGCGTTCGACGGCCCGGGGTGCTGCACGGAGCCCGTCCGGGTGTACGTCGGCCTCGAGTCCCCGGGATCGGTGCGCGATCACGCGCAGCTCGCGGTGCGCGAGATGGAACGGACGGGCGCGTTCGGACGCGCGGTCGTCGGGGTGTTCGTCGCGACGGGGAACGGCTGGATCAACCCCAAGGTCGCCGACGCGCTCGAGTACCTGTACGGCGGTGACACGGCGGAGGTCTCGCTCCAGTACTCGTACCTCCCCAGCGCGGTGTCGTTCCTCGTCGACCAGACGAAGGCCGGTGACGCCGCGAAGGACCTCGTCGACGCGGTGCTCGCGCACGTCGACGGCATGCCGGCCCAGCAGCGCCCCCGCGTCCTCGTGTACGGCGAGAGCCTCGGCTCCTACGGCATCGAGCGCGCGTTCGGGAGCCTCGGCGCGCTCCGCGCGCACGTCGACGGCGCGCTGCTCGTCGGGCCCACGTTCGCCAACCCGCTCTGGAAGCGGCTCACCGCGGGACGGGATCCGGGTTCCCCGCAGTGGCTCCCGCGGGTGCCGGCCGACACCGGCGTCTCGTTCGCGCAGAAGCCTGCCGACCTCACGGGCGTCGCCGACGCGCCGGCGGCACCGCGCGTGGTGTACCTCCAGAACGCGTCGGATCCGGTGACGTGGTGGAACGTCGAGCTCGCGTACCGGAGGCCGGCGTGGACGCGCGCGCCGCGCGCGCCGGACCGGTCACCGGCCCTGCGCTGGTTCCCGTTCGTCACGTTCCTCCAGACCGCGGCGGACCTGGCCAACTCGCTCGGTGTGCCTGCCGGCCACGGCCACTACTTCGGCGCCAACGTCGTCGACGGTTGGGTTGCCGTCGCGAAGCCCACCGGATGGACGGATGCCGACACCGCGCGCCTGCGCACGCTCGTCGCACACGTCGACACCTCGCCGAGCTGA